A single genomic interval of Dehalococcoidia bacterium harbors:
- the miaA gene encoding tRNA (adenosine(37)-N6)-dimethylallyltransferase MiaA: protein MMNKLIAIVGPTAVGKTEFAIRLAQNLGGEIIGADSRQVYRYMDIGTAKPTKAEQNAVPHHLVDIIDPNESFSLALYQELSGNAIDNIHNRGKPALLVGGSGLYVWAVLEGWTIPKVPPNAEVRQELQLKAKSEGGDALYRELNLLDPKAAQKIDPRNVRRVIRALEVCRSTGRPFSELSSKNSPEFDTLIIGLSTPRDELYRRIDSRVDGMIEQGLVEEVKSLLGRGYGLELPSMSGMGYREIGQFLNGEMSLPEAAQRIKFETHRFARHQYAWFRLGDERIHWFETRQKTMDDALNLARTMLTGE from the coding sequence ATGATGAACAAATTAATTGCCATCGTCGGGCCGACAGCCGTCGGGAAGACCGAATTCGCCATCAGACTGGCACAAAATCTGGGCGGAGAGATCATCGGGGCCGATAGCCGTCAGGTCTACCGATACATGGATATCGGCACCGCCAAACCCACAAAAGCAGAACAGAACGCCGTTCCTCACCACCTGGTTGATATCATTGATCCCAATGAATCCTTCAGCCTGGCGCTCTATCAGGAGCTATCCGGAAACGCCATCGACAATATTCACAACCGGGGGAAACCTGCTCTTCTGGTAGGTGGCAGCGGACTCTACGTCTGGGCAGTTCTGGAAGGGTGGACCATCCCCAAGGTTCCTCCGAATGCCGAGGTCAGACAAGAGCTGCAACTCAAAGCCAAATCAGAAGGCGGCGATGCCCTCTATCGGGAATTAAACCTCCTCGACCCGAAGGCAGCCCAGAAGATCGATCCCAGAAATGTGCGCCGGGTCATCCGGGCGCTGGAAGTCTGCCGTTCGACCGGCAGGCCATTCTCGGAATTGAGTAGTAAAAATTCTCCTGAGTTCGACACCCTGATCATCGGTCTGAGCACCCCGAGAGACGAACTGTATCGGCGGATCGATTCCCGCGTGGACGGCATGATCGAACAGGGCCTGGTTGAAGAGGTGAAAAGCCTGCTGGGTCGGGGCTATGGCCTGGAACTGCCTTCGATGTCCGGGATGGGCTATCGAGAAATCGGCCAATTCTTGAACGGAGAAATGAGCTTACCCGAAGCGGCCCAACGGATCAAATTCGAGACGCATCGCTTTGCACGCCATCAGTATGCCTGGTTTCGATTGGGGGATGAGCGTATCCACTGGTTTGAGACCCGTCAAAAAACCATGGATGATGCGCTCAATCTGGCAAGAACAATGCTCACCGGGGAATGA
- the tpiA gene encoding triose-phosphate isomerase, translated as MRTPIIAGNWKMNTTSDEAIALVRAMKDQLENIHGAEKVVCPPFISLKSVSEVLKGSSISLGAQNMYFEEKGAYTGEVSPLMLKGICRYVILGHSERRGYFGETDEMVNKKIKAALKAGLRPIICIGETLQENETGKTQEVLDRQTRAALDGLNSLENLVIAYEPIWAIGTGKAATEQQANSTIGFIRGVVAELYGSASKDLRIQYGGSANAANIAALMRQPEIDGALVGGASLKADEFVSMVEQAARIKAGASYE; from the coding sequence ATGCGCACACCTATCATTGCCGGAAACTGGAAGATGAATACCACGAGCGATGAGGCAATCGCTTTGGTGCGAGCGATGAAAGATCAGCTGGAAAACATCCACGGCGCGGAGAAAGTGGTCTGTCCGCCCTTCATCTCGCTGAAGTCGGTTTCGGAAGTCCTGAAAGGATCCTCCATCTCTCTGGGGGCACAGAACATGTATTTCGAAGAGAAGGGGGCTTACACCGGCGAGGTCTCTCCCTTGATGCTGAAAGGAATTTGCCGGTACGTCATTCTGGGGCACTCGGAGAGGCGGGGATATTTCGGGGAGACGGATGAGATGGTGAACAAGAAGATCAAGGCTGCGCTGAAAGCAGGTCTCAGGCCGATCATCTGCATCGGCGAAACGCTCCAGGAAAACGAGACTGGTAAGACGCAGGAGGTGCTGGATCGACAAACTCGAGCGGCATTGGACGGACTGAACTCACTGGAAAATCTGGTCATTGCCTATGAGCCGATCTGGGCTATCGGCACCGGAAAGGCAGCCACGGAGCAGCAGGCCAATTCCACCATCGGCTTCATCCGGGGGGTAGTCGCAGAGCTTTACGGTTCGGCGTCAAAGGATTTGCGTATCCAGTATGGCGGAAGCGCGAATGCTGCCAATATCGCCGCACTGATGCGCCAGCCGGAGATCGATGGGGCGCTCGTCGGCGGAGCCAGCCTCAAGGCCGACGAATTCGTCAGCATGGTGGAACAAGCCGCCCGGATTAAGGCAGGAGCGTCATATGAATGA
- a CDS encoding 2,3-bisphosphoglycerate-independent phosphoglycerate mutase, translating into MVDFEILNEISIKTSSKIVLLVFDGLGGLPHPETGKTELETARKPNLDRLAAQGVCGLHDPVGPGITPGSGPGHLSLFGYDPVRSLVGRGVLEALGVDFNLKDGDVAARCNYCTVDDKGVITDRRAGRIPTEKNAELCQRLREIKIGGIDIFILPGKEHRFAVVFRGNGLGGDVSDTDPQKVGLMPKESVAYTPGSERTALVVNEFVVKARTLLADSHPANMILFRGIAQRPKLPSMGDIFKLDPAAIATYPMYRGLARLVGMTILNTGSTFNDELDTLAANWDKHDFFFVHIKQTDSAGEDGDFDRKVRVIAETDVLIPKLMQLKPDVLVVTGDHSTPALLKGHSWHPVPVFLYSRYCRTDEVREFSEKACARGGMGRIRGSDIMLMAMANALKLDKFGA; encoded by the coding sequence TTGGTTGATTTCGAGATATTGAACGAAATCTCCATCAAGACTTCATCCAAGATTGTCTTGCTGGTTTTCGACGGTTTGGGTGGACTGCCCCATCCCGAAACAGGTAAGACCGAGCTGGAAACCGCCCGAAAACCCAATCTGGATCGATTGGCCGCCCAAGGCGTCTGCGGCCTTCACGACCCAGTGGGCCCGGGCATCACTCCCGGCAGCGGTCCGGGGCATCTTTCGCTGTTCGGATACGATCCGGTGAGATCGCTCGTCGGGCGAGGTGTTCTGGAGGCATTGGGAGTTGACTTTAATCTCAAAGATGGTGATGTAGCTGCCCGCTGTAACTACTGCACGGTCGATGATAAAGGCGTGATCACTGATCGCCGAGCTGGTCGCATTCCCACCGAAAAGAACGCGGAGCTTTGCCAGAGGCTCAGGGAAATCAAAATCGGCGGCATCGATATCTTCATCCTACCGGGAAAAGAACACCGCTTTGCGGTTGTCTTTCGAGGGAATGGCCTGGGCGGAGACGTCAGCGATACCGATCCCCAGAAGGTGGGGCTGATGCCCAAAGAGTCAGTAGCCTATACGCCCGGATCGGAAAGAACCGCCTTGGTGGTCAATGAGTTCGTCGTCAAAGCCAGAACCCTGCTGGCGGATTCCCACCCGGCGAATATGATTCTCTTCCGGGGAATCGCCCAGCGCCCCAAGCTACCCAGTATGGGCGATATATTCAAACTGGATCCCGCAGCCATTGCCACTTATCCCATGTATCGAGGTCTGGCCAGGCTCGTGGGGATGACCATTCTGAACACGGGTTCCACCTTCAATGATGAGCTGGATACGCTCGCCGCCAACTGGGATAAGCATGATTTCTTCTTTGTCCATATCAAGCAAACCGATTCCGCCGGTGAAGACGGCGATTTCGATCGGAAAGTCCGGGTGATTGCAGAAACCGATGTGCTGATTCCAAAACTGATGCAACTGAAGCCGGATGTATTGGTAGTCACCGGCGATCACTCCACTCCGGCATTGTTGAAGGGCCATAGCTGGCATCCGGTGCCCGTCTTTCTCTATTCCAGGTATTGCCGAACCGACGAGGTCAGGGAATTCTCGGAGAAGGCTTGTGCCCGAGGGGGAATGGGCAGGATCCGTGGAAGCGATATCATGCTGATGGCCATGGCCAATGCTTTGAAGCTGGACAAGTTCGGCGCTTGA
- a CDS encoding phosphoglycerate kinase — MNKKTVMDIDVSGKRVLMRVDFNVPMDKSTGVITDDGRIRASIPTIRYLIDRNAKIILCSHLGRPEGKVIENYRLSRAGKHLSEVLGRPVTCTQDCIGPEVEKAVADMKIGDIVLLENLRFHPEEEKNDPQFARALASLADIYVNDAFSAAHRAHASIVGVTKYLPAVSGFVMEKDLKFLDKALANPTRPFAVIAGGAKVADKIGLLENLLKKVDYLVIGGGMANTFIKAQGYDVGNSKVENDQLNFARGLIKSAESNHVRMLLPVDAIAAKEFSASAEHRTISLSDVPPGWMILDVGPKSIERFDKELQKCQTIVWNGPMGVFEFPAFAEGTRALASAIARLDEATTIVGGGDTVAAVDQFGLNIKMTHISTGGGAALEFLEGKTLPGVLALLDE; from the coding sequence ATGAATAAGAAAACGGTAATGGATATCGATGTCAGCGGCAAACGCGTTTTGATGCGGGTGGACTTCAATGTCCCCATGGATAAATCCACCGGCGTCATCACGGACGATGGCCGCATCAGGGCTTCCATCCCCACCATCCGCTATCTCATCGATCGGAATGCCAAAATTATCCTGTGCTCTCATCTGGGGAGGCCGGAGGGGAAAGTTATCGAAAACTACAGGCTTTCTCGCGCCGGCAAACACCTCTCCGAAGTTCTGGGAAGACCGGTCACCTGCACTCAGGACTGCATCGGGCCGGAGGTGGAAAAAGCCGTTGCCGACATGAAAATCGGTGATATTGTCCTGCTGGAAAACCTGCGCTTTCATCCCGAAGAGGAGAAGAATGACCCGCAGTTTGCCAGGGCCCTGGCGAGTTTGGCGGATATTTACGTCAATGATGCCTTCAGTGCAGCACACCGGGCGCATGCTTCCATTGTCGGGGTCACCAAGTATCTTCCGGCCGTCTCCGGATTCGTGATGGAAAAGGACCTGAAGTTTTTGGATAAAGCCCTGGCCAACCCCACTCGACCGTTTGCGGTGATCGCCGGCGGAGCCAAGGTCGCCGATAAGATCGGCCTTCTGGAGAATCTGCTCAAAAAGGTGGACTACCTGGTCATCGGTGGCGGTATGGCCAATACGTTCATCAAAGCCCAGGGATACGACGTCGGTAATTCCAAGGTGGAGAACGATCAGTTGAACTTTGCGCGGGGTTTGATCAAGAGCGCCGAATCCAACCATGTGCGGATGCTGCTGCCGGTAGATGCGATAGCTGCCAAGGAGTTCAGCGCTTCGGCGGAGCACAGGACCATCTCTCTGAGCGATGTCCCTCCCGGATGGATGATACTGGATGTCGGCCCCAAGAGCATAGAGAGATTTGACAAAGAGCTTCAGAAATGCCAGACAATCGTCTGGAATGGCCCGATGGGCGTCTTCGAGTTTCCCGCCTTTGCGGAAGGGACACGTGCTCTGGCCTCAGCCATCGCCAGACTCGATGAAGCCACCACGATCGTTGGCGGAGGGGACACGGTTGCCGCAGTGGATCAATTTGGGCTCAACATTAAAATGACTCACATCTCAACAGGCGGCGGAGCCGCCCTGGAATTTCTTGAAGGCAAAACCTTGCCAGGCGTGCTAGCGCTGCTGGATGAATAA
- a CDS encoding carbon monoxide dehydrogenase accessory protein CooC has product MKLAISGKGGVGKTTLASLLARIYASRGQKVIAIDANPDANLAAALGIPPDEVQKITPIAEMDSLIEERTGAKRGTSAPFFKLNPKVDDIPDRFSVEKYGVKLLMLGTVDTGGSGCICPESTLLKALLSHLILRRNETIILDMDAGVEHLARGTVRAVDAFIIVAEPGQRSIQTARSIKKLAADLGIKKTFVVGNKVTGSADRQFIEDNLKDFKVLGFLSADPNIREADFRGLSPYDLAPNAVVEATQIANRLEKIHGGTHE; this is encoded by the coding sequence GTGAAGCTCGCGATATCAGGTAAGGGAGGGGTTGGAAAGACGACTCTCGCCAGTCTTCTGGCTCGGATTTATGCTTCAAGGGGACAGAAGGTGATCGCCATTGACGCCAATCCCGATGCCAATCTGGCAGCAGCACTGGGAATCCCTCCCGACGAAGTTCAAAAGATCACGCCTATTGCCGAGATGGACTCCCTCATCGAAGAGCGCACCGGTGCCAAACGGGGAACCTCTGCCCCCTTCTTCAAGCTCAACCCAAAGGTCGATGATATCCCGGATCGTTTCTCGGTGGAGAAATATGGCGTCAAACTGCTGATGCTGGGAACTGTCGATACCGGTGGCAGCGGCTGTATTTGCCCTGAAAGCACGCTGCTGAAAGCGCTGCTCAGTCACCTGATCTTAAGAAGGAATGAAACGATTATCCTGGACATGGATGCGGGGGTGGAGCACCTGGCAAGAGGAACGGTGCGGGCAGTCGATGCCTTCATCATAGTCGCCGAGCCGGGGCAGCGGAGCATCCAGACCGCCCGGTCAATCAAGAAGCTGGCCGCAGACCTCGGCATCAAGAAAACCTTTGTGGTGGGCAACAAAGTGACTGGGTCAGCAGACAGACAATTCATCGAGGACAATCTGAAAGATTTTAAGGTGCTCGGCTTTCTGAGCGCCGATCCCAATATCCGCGAGGCTGATTTCAGAGGGCTGAGTCCTTATGACCTCGCGCCAAACGCCGTGGTTGAGGCAACCCAGATCGCAAACCGTCTGGAAAAAATTCACGGAGGCACCCATGAATAA
- the dnaA gene encoding chromosomal replication initiator protein DnaA: protein MVNSQRSPREIWDAVLGALQLQVTKANYQTWLKDTIGLSCKDDLFIIGVPNTFAVEWLEKRLSHLILKNLASVTGQPVEVQFQVYHGQHAAVQDAPESNGKNTCPWINNKYTFANFIVGSCNRLAHAAAMGVAENPGTVYNPLFIYGGSGLGKTHLLHAIGSFVQQNAKQVVYVTGEQFTNEFIAGIREKSSESFRNKYRSTDVLLVDDIQFIAGKEQTEESLFHTFNDLHTSNHQIILSSDRPPKALSLLEDRLRSRFEWGLIVDIQPPDLETRIAILQAKAEELKSSVPLDALHLIARRVQHNIRELEGALNRVMAFAKLTNSPITADLAAASLEDIASSEARRTLTGEMVINTVAEYFGIHPDVLRAKRRDKLTAFARQVAMYIMREETKSSWTDIGRELGGRDHSTVLHGHSKIAEEIEESSALRRDILEIKEALYSKVS, encoded by the coding sequence ATGGTAAACTCACAAAGATCACCTCGAGAAATATGGGATGCAGTGCTGGGTGCATTGCAATTGCAGGTAACCAAGGCCAATTATCAGACCTGGCTGAAAGATACTATCGGGCTTTCCTGCAAAGATGATCTTTTCATCATCGGTGTCCCCAACACCTTTGCAGTCGAATGGCTGGAAAAGCGTCTCTCTCACTTGATACTGAAGAACCTTGCCAGCGTTACAGGACAGCCAGTTGAAGTCCAGTTCCAGGTTTACCATGGGCAACATGCAGCTGTGCAGGATGCTCCTGAGTCCAACGGAAAGAACACGTGCCCCTGGATAAACAATAAATATACGTTCGCCAACTTTATCGTGGGAAGCTGTAATCGGTTGGCCCATGCCGCTGCCATGGGCGTAGCGGAAAACCCGGGAACCGTCTATAATCCGCTCTTCATCTACGGGGGATCGGGACTGGGAAAAACCCATCTGCTCCATGCCATCGGCAGCTTTGTGCAGCAGAATGCCAAGCAAGTGGTCTACGTCACAGGGGAACAATTCACCAACGAATTCATCGCCGGTATCAGAGAAAAGAGCTCCGAGAGTTTCCGCAACAAGTACCGATCCACAGATGTCCTCCTGGTAGATGATATCCAGTTTATTGCCGGGAAAGAGCAGACCGAGGAAAGCCTTTTTCACACCTTCAATGATCTGCACACCTCGAACCATCAAATCATTCTCAGCAGCGATCGTCCTCCCAAGGCGCTCTCCCTTCTTGAGGATCGGTTGCGGTCCCGGTTCGAATGGGGCCTCATTGTTGATATTCAACCTCCCGATCTGGAGACCAGAATCGCCATTCTTCAGGCCAAGGCAGAGGAATTAAAGAGTAGCGTACCGCTTGATGCGCTCCATCTGATTGCCCGAAGGGTGCAACATAACATCCGAGAGCTTGAGGGGGCGCTGAACCGAGTCATGGCCTTCGCCAAGCTCACCAATTCTCCGATCACTGCCGATCTGGCGGCTGCTTCCCTGGAAGATATCGCCTCAAGCGAAGCCAGACGGACGCTTACCGGGGAGATGGTCATCAATACGGTGGCCGAATATTTCGGAATCCACCCGGATGTTTTGCGCGCCAAGAGAAGAGATAAATTGACCGCCTTTGCCCGGCAAGTGGCCATGTATATCATGAGAGAGGAAACGAAGTCCTCCTGGACCGATATCGGCAGAGAGCTGGGAGGACGAGACCATAGCACGGTTCTTCACGGGCACAGCAAGATTGCCGAGGAGATCGAGGAAAGCTCGGCTCTGCGTAGAGACATCCTTGAAATCAAGGAGGCCCTCTATTCCAAGGTAAGCTAA
- a CDS encoding M20/M25/M40 family metallo-hydrolase, with product MQKVYEYIESNWLDAIEDLKRYCRQPSISAQGVGIRETADLTAELLREYGVNPTILPTREGGAPVVFGELKGDSEFTLLFYNHYDVQPPEPLELWTTPPFDPVVIEGKLVARGVSDDKGDIIARLLAIKAFLKTRGRLPISIKFLIEGEEEVGSPSLVSFIENNQALLKSDACFWEGGRVSWDDRPEIIMGLKGIICIDLEVRGAIRDLHSSLGVMVPNPAWRLAWALSSIKDANENILIEGFYDDVQPPSAQVIEAIKAMPADERQLREDLGIKGFLKGLSGEELQIYNILQPACNINGLISGYTGEGSKTVLPNFAKAKLDFRLVPDQRPEDIIKKLRSHLDRHGFDDVQIFTEHGERPARTPLDSPFVKVLSEAAREVYACEPIIKPSMTGSGPMFPFISTLGMPVGSTGVAFPDSRPHAPDESIRLADFLLGAKYVAALMDKCR from the coding sequence ATGCAGAAAGTCTATGAGTACATCGAATCAAACTGGCTGGATGCCATTGAAGACCTGAAGCGATATTGCCGCCAGCCCAGCATCAGCGCTCAGGGAGTGGGGATCAGGGAAACCGCTGATCTCACCGCCGAGTTACTACGAGAATACGGGGTGAATCCCACTATCCTGCCGACCAGAGAAGGTGGGGCTCCTGTGGTTTTCGGCGAACTCAAAGGCGATTCCGAATTCACGCTGCTATTCTATAATCACTACGATGTGCAGCCCCCGGAGCCTCTGGAGCTCTGGACTACGCCTCCCTTTGATCCGGTCGTGATCGAGGGCAAACTGGTCGCCCGCGGCGTCTCGGACGATAAAGGGGACATCATCGCCCGGCTGCTGGCCATCAAGGCATTCCTGAAAACAAGGGGCCGCTTGCCGATATCCATCAAATTCCTCATCGAGGGAGAGGAGGAGGTAGGCAGCCCCAGCCTTGTCTCCTTCATCGAAAACAATCAGGCTTTACTTAAATCCGATGCCTGTTTCTGGGAGGGCGGCAGGGTAAGCTGGGATGATCGGCCGGAGATCATCATGGGCCTCAAGGGAATCATCTGCATTGATCTGGAAGTGCGAGGGGCAATTCGAGACCTTCACTCCTCGCTGGGCGTCATGGTTCCCAACCCGGCATGGCGGCTGGCCTGGGCTCTCAGTTCAATTAAAGACGCCAACGAAAACATTCTCATTGAAGGCTTCTACGATGATGTCCAACCCCCATCAGCGCAAGTCATCGAGGCCATCAAGGCCATGCCCGCAGATGAAAGGCAGTTACGCGAGGACCTGGGAATCAAAGGCTTTTTGAAGGGACTTTCCGGAGAAGAATTGCAGATTTACAACATACTGCAACCGGCCTGCAATATCAACGGGCTCATATCCGGATACACCGGCGAGGGCTCTAAAACCGTGCTCCCCAACTTTGCCAAAGCTAAACTGGATTTTCGGCTGGTGCCCGACCAACGACCGGAAGATATCATCAAGAAGCTGCGCAGTCACCTTGATCGGCATGGATTCGATGATGTGCAGATTTTCACCGAACATGGAGAGCGTCCTGCCCGCACGCCGCTGGATTCCCCCTTCGTCAAGGTGCTGAGCGAGGCTGCACGAGAGGTTTACGCCTGCGAGCCAATCATCAAGCCCAGCATGACCGGCAGCGGTCCGATGTTCCCCTTCATCAGCACACTCGGAATGCCAGTGGGTTCAACGGGGGTGGCATTCCCTGATTCCCGACCTCATGCGCCCGATGAGAGCATTCGCCTGGCCGATTTTCTACTGGGCGCCAAATATGTTGCCGCTCTCATGGACAAATGCCGATGA